One window from the genome of Pempheris klunzingeri isolate RE-2024b chromosome 7, fPemKlu1.hap1, whole genome shotgun sequence encodes:
- the gak gene encoding cyclin-G-associated kinase yields the protein MSLFQSALDFLAGPGSSGAASRDQNDFVGQVVELGDMKLRIKRVIAEGGFAFVYEAQDMTSGKDYALKRLLSNEEEKNKEIIQEVCFMKKLSGHPNMVQFCSAASISKEESDTGQAEFLILTELCKGQLVDFIKRVEQRAPLSCDTVLKILYQACRAVQHMHKQKPPIIHRDLKIENLLISNQGTIKLCDFGSSTTVSHYPDYSWSAQKRSMVEDEITRNTTPAYRTPEMIDLYSNFPINEKQDIWALGCILYLLCFKQHPFEEGAKLQIVNGKYSIPQNDVKYTVYHDLIRSMLKVNPEERLSITELVNQLQEIAAARNVNPKSPITELLEQNGGFGNNGAQPPMQIHNVHNNAGMYDPDQSGSGLFDILRGGTERFLTNIKDTSSKVIQSVASYAKGDLDISYITSRIAVMSFPAEGVESAIKNNIEDVRLFLDSRHAGHYAVYNLSKRSYRPSRFHNRVSECNWQVRRAPNLRSLYSVCKNMHLWLKQDQRNICIVHCLDGRAASAVAVCSFLCFCRLFTTAEAAVYMFSMKRCPPGIAPSHKRYIEYMCDMMAEEPIIPHSKPIIIRSIVMTPVPLFNKQRNGCRPFCEVYVGDERVLTTSQEYDKMKDFKMEDGRAEIPLNVTVQGDVLVVIYHARSTLGGRLQAKMASMKMFQIQFHTGFVPRNATTVKFAKYDLDACDIQEKYPDLFQVNLDIEVDPRDRQSAKSPPWEGFQTKGLNPKILFSSRDEQQEILSKFGKPELPRQPGSSAFYDSESPQPAQTPEGSNATETESPVNTDDNSNNFFQTLDWEDVRGPRDASDSQGGGSMNDQEDLSDQSEGESYSYSAPGGEPLSRDPSEPLFDADFQSPPPAAQESPIGDTADLLGLNSDPQPPAMFSTSSGPHQGVQGGLKAASSNSDLLNDLFAPPGGQTGAVQEDLFFSGPTSGATPDSKPMGDLFDPFGVGSGSGVGSSVGSSRQASGPDLFGDLLGSDSSATSGFSSAHSNPPPASNTSLFNLNKLVNDAPKMTSSASQPDLLGGWESWAAGNTTSMNAASSKHNYTSTASGASSMSKAKSQTFDPFADLGNLGSNLSGSSGPPFTSKPPSSAKTQTQPWQSGRPTSAQNKPWMPATGSGSAPKSSSASQPAGTQPTKPNYNLNFSSVIGGREERGVRGPGFGPKPKVKEDDFEDLLSTQGFASKPDKKGPRTIAEMRRQEITKDIDPLKLQILDWIEGKERNIRALLSTLHTVLWEGETRWKPVGMADLVTPDQVKKYYRKAVLIVHPDKATGKPYEQYAKMIFMELNDAWSEFENQGSKALF from the exons ATGTCCCTGTTCCAGTCGGCTCTGGATTTCCTAGCCGGGCCCGGCTCGTCCGGAGCGGCTAGCCGGGACCAGAATGACTTCGTCGGCCAAGTCGTTGAGCTCGGTGACATGAAACTGCGGATCAAGAGGGTGATCGCGGAAG gTGGATTTGCCTTTGTGTATGAGGCCCAGGATATGACCAGTGGTAAAGACTATGCCCTCAAG aggcTGCTGTCCAATGAGGAAGAGAAGAACAAGGAAATCATACAGGAAGTCTGCTTCATG AAAAAACTGTCAGGACATCCCAACATGGTTCagttctgctctgctgcctccatcagcaaGGAGGAGTCAGACACCGGACAGGCTGAGTTCCTGATTCTCACAGAGTTGTGTAaag GTCAGCTGGTGGACTTTATAAAGCGGGTAGAGCAAAGGGCTCCCCTGTCATGTGACACTGTGCTGAAAATCCTCTACCAGGCGTGCCGCGCCGTgcagcacatgcacaaacagaagCCTCCAATCATACATAGAGACCTCAAG attgaGAACCTCTTGATTAGTAACCAGGGCACCATCaagctgtgtgactttggcaGCTCCACCACAGTGTCACATTACCCCGACTACAGCTGGTCGGCACAGAAGAGATCCATGGTGGAGGatgag ATCACAAGGAACACCACTCCAGCGTACCGAACGCCAGAGATGATCGATCTCTACTCCAACTTCCCCATCAATGAGAAACAGGACATCTGG GCCTTAGGATGCATCCTCTACCTGTTATGTTTTAAGCAGCACCCATTCGAGGAAGGGGCCAAACTGCAAATCGTCAATGGAAAGTACTCCATCCCTCAGAACGATGTCAAGTACACCGTTTATCACGACCTCATAC GTTCCATGTTGAAGGTGAACCCAGAGGAGCGTCTGTCCATTACCGAGTTGGTCAACCAGCTCCAGGAAATAGCAGCAGCACGCAACGTCAACCCCAAGTCTCCCATTACAGAG ctgctggagcagaACGGAGGTTTTGGCAACAACGGAGCCCAGCCGCCCATGCAGATCCACAACGTCCACAACAATGCAG GCATGTACGATCCTGATCAGTCAGGCAGTGGCCTCTTTGATATCTTGAGGGGAGGAACCGAGCGCTTTCTGACGAACATAAAGGACACTTCCTCTAAGGTCATCCAGTCAGTAGCCAG TTATGCCAAAGGGGACCTGGATATTTCATACATCACCTCCAGAATAGCAG tcatgTCCTTCCCAGCAGAGGGGGTGGAGTCGGCGATAAAGAACAACATTGAAGACGTCCGTCTGTTCCTGGATTCACGTCATGCTGGCCACTATGCTGTCTACAACCTCTCCAAACGATCTTACAGGCCTTCGCGATTCCACAACAGG gTTTCAGAGTGCAACTGGCAGGTGCGCCGTGCACCGAACCTCCGCAGtctttacagtgtgtgtaagaACATGCATCTATGGCTAAAACAAGACCAGAGGAACATCTGTATAGTACACTGTCTG GACGGCAGGGCAGCATCAGCGGTGGCAGTTTGCTCCTTCCTGTGTTTCTGTCGTCTTTTCACCACGGCTGAGGCTGCTGTCTACATGTTCTCAATGAAACGCTGCCCCCCTGGCATAGCACCCTCACACAAGAG GTATATAGAGTACATGTGTGACATGATGGCAGAGGAGCCCATCATCCCCCACAGCAAGCCCATAATAATTCGCTCCATCGTCATGACACCCGTGCCGCTGTTCAACAAGCAGCGTAACGGGTGCAGGCCATTCTGCGAAGTTTATGTTGGAGATGAGAGAGTCCTCACCACGTCGCAGGAGTACGACAAGATGAA gGATTTTAAGATGGAGGACGGGAGAGCAGAGATTCCCCTCAATGTGACAGTCCAAGGAGATGTACTGGTGGTGATCTATCATGCAAGATCTACGCTGGGAGGACGCTTACAGgccaag ATGGCATCCATGAAGATGTTTCAGATCCAGTTCCACACAGGCTTTGTCCCCAGAAATGCGACCACAGTCAAGTTTGCCAA GTATGACTTGGATGCCTGTGACATCCAGGAGAAGTACCCAGACTTGTTCCAGGTAAATTTGGACATCGAGGTGGACCCCAGGGACAGACAGAGTGCCAAGAGTCCTCCTTGGGAGGGCTTCCAAACCAAAGGCCTCAACCCCAAAATCCTGTTCTCCTCTCGTGATGAACAGCAGGAGATCCTCAGCAAATTTG GTAAGCCTGAGCTGCCTCGCCAGCCAGGTTCCTCTGCATTTTATGACTCAGAGTCACCCCAGCCAGCTCAAACCCCAGAAGGCTCCAatgcaacagaaacagaatctCCCGTGAACACCGATGACAATTCCAACAACTTCTTCCAAACCCTGGATTGGGAAG ATGTGCGTGGCCCTCGGGATGCCTCAGATAGTCAAGGAGGGGGATCCATGAATGACCAGGAGGACCTGAGTGATCAATCAGAAGGAGAGTCCTACTCTTATTCTGCTCCCGGTGGGGAGCCATTGTCTCGTGACCCGAGTGAACCGCTGTTTGATGCTGACTTCCAG AGCCCTCCACCTGCAGCGCAGGAATCTCCTATCGGTGACACAGCTGACCTCTTGGGGTTGAACTCTGACCCTCAACCTCCTGCAATGTTCTCGACCTCCTCGGGTCCTCATCAAGGAGTCCAGGGAGGACTGAAAGCTGCGTCCAGCAACAGTGACCTCCTCAACGACCTCTTTGCACCCCCTGGTGGTCAGACAGGAGCGGTGCAGGAAGACTTGTTTTTCAGTGGGCCAACCAGTGGGGCCACACCAGACTCAAAAC cCATGGGTGACCTGTTTGATCCATTTGGGGTGGGGTCTGGCTCTGGTGTCGGCTCCAGCGTGGGTTCGTCTCGACAGGCCTCTGGACCGGACCTCTTTGGAGACTTGTTGGGTTCTGACAGTTCAGCTACCAGCGGGTTCAGTTCAGCTCACAGTAACCCCCCTCCCGCTTCAAACACAAGCCTCTTCAACCTCA ATAAGCTAGTCAATGATGCCCCTaagatgacatcatcagccagCCAACCAGACCTGCTGGGTGGGTGGGAGAGCTGGGCAGCTGGCAACACCACCAGCATGAACGCTGCCTCCAGCAAACACAACTATACCAGTACAG CCTCTGGTGCGTCATCTATGTCGAAGGCCAAATCTCAGACCTTTGATCCTTTTGCTGACCTGGGAAACCTGGGATCCAATTTATCAG GTTCCTCCGGGCCTCCCTTTACCTCAAAGCCTCCTTCCTCTGCTAAGACTCAAACTCAGCCCTGGCAGTCTGGAAGACCCACCTCAGCCCAGAACAAACCTTGGATGCCCGCAACAGGATCCGGGTCTGCACCCAAATCATCATCTGCATCTCAGCCTGCTGGCACCCAGCCCACCAAACCCAACTACAACCTCAACTTCTCCAGCGTCATtggtgggagggaggagagaggagttcGTGGGCCTGGATTTG GACCCAAGCCGAAGGTGAAGGAGGATGATTTTGAGGACCTGCTGTCAACTCAGGGTTTTGCCTCAAAGCCTGATAAGAAGGGACCAAGGACCATCGCAGAAATGAGGAGACAAGAGATCACAAAAGACATTGATCCACTTAAATTACAG ATCTTGGACTGGATTGAGGGGAAGGAGCGAAACATCCGAGCGCTGCTGTCAACTCTGCACACGGTGCTGTGGGAGGGTGAAACCCGCTGGAAGCCTGTGGGCATGGCTGACCTGGTGACACCTGACCAGGTGAAGAAGTACTACAGAAAGGCTGTGCTGATTGTCCATCCAGATAAG gcaACAGGCAAGCCTTATGAACAGTACGCTAAGATGATCTTCATGGAATTGAACGACGCCTGGTCAGAGTTTGAGAACCAGGGATCCAAAGCACTCTTCTAA